CTCCTCAAGGTCAGGGACCACTATGTCCTTGTCTGCCTAATTATGGTTCTTTCTGACCTCAGGGAGGACATCTTCGGTgatcgagcatatatatctcgaTGCCTCCTTATGCCGACCCTTCACTGAAGAGGGTTTCTCAACCTTAAAGTCGTTGGCAACCAAACAATCCCCAAGAATGAACATTTTCAAGGGAGGTTCGATGACCGGTTCGTCAGTAGACACATCAGCAGCGAACCTCTCCACGTCAACCACATCGGGAGTGGCCTCATCGATTTTAGCGGTCAGTTGAGAGGAAGAAGCAACTTTTTTGGGAACAGATTTGGAAGTTTTTTCCATTCTTATCTAGATAAGGCTTGAGAAAAGATGACGAAAGACGAAGGGTCAAGTGCGGCGGTTTGGATAGAAGATGAGTAAAAAATTTGAACTTACTGAAAATTCTTGAAAAACGGAGGTAAAAATGCTAGAGTATGAAGAAGGGTAGAAGACTCGAGGGTAGAAGCTTGAACATAAAGCAAAAAATGAACGAAAGAGGGGAATATTTATAGAGGCTTCATGATATTTCACGTTCATAGATAGCCAACCGGTGATTGGCACGCGTTTGAAGTCATAAATGACGGGACGTTTCGGGATCTTTGTCGTTTCTGTCATGGCGTATTGAATAAGGAATCAAAGAGCTCATTTCGTTTCTCGTCAACTCACCCTccgagaaacgaggggactatctgtatacgggtaaaatcgaGCTCATGGTACGTCTCGATTTTTGATGAAGTAAACGGAGCGAGAAACGTAAAGCAAGGAAATGAAATCGAGGCAAAGAGCCCCTTGATCCAGGGTCGGGGTGAAATGACTACCCTTGGGAATATAGAGGCCATGGTCCCCAGGTCTGGTTTGAACCCCGAAGGCCTCGAAGAACATTAACGGACGATCGGGCACGACCAACAAAAGGCCGTGATATTCGCGACCGTCCGGATATCACGACGTGAATCTCGACACGTATCAATAGAGAACCGATGATTAGTTAAGcaaaagatttttaccttttatagaattgtacttTGGGTAAAActttcctactatataaaggggagtctGATTATTTATTGACGACATGGTAACACACGCATACCAAGGCAATATACTATTATTTTCTGTGTTATTCAAAGTTATTATTCTTGTTCATCAGTGCTTGGTCATTGTGAGTCTGGATCGAGGATGGATATTTCATTGAGGCTGTTGCTAAATCGAGAATCCTCCTCCTCAAGCGGTTTGATAACTTACTACATCTTTTATCTGTTTAATCTAACGCAATTTATCTTTTGTATCGAATTAATCTgtgtatccttaaaatcacttacaaatttaattgttatccgttttttaGAGTAAATAATATTCATACCAATATCGCATTTCTTAaacttagtggctcatgacttgtactactagTTCTTGGGGATAGTTATATTAATTTTTGCattcttattatattatttatttgatGATCTTTTGTTCAAGATGTGTTATATGTTGATCAGCTTACCTAGGGGTttaggttaggtgtcatcacgacttggTTGGATTTTGGCTGTGACAACTTGAACAATGGTGGAGGCGACGAGCTACAAGTATGGCGCATGAAAGATTTGTTCTACCGCTGGAGGAGAGAAGTTCAAGATCATGAGATTTAAAAATGGTGCAACGAAATCTTTGGTCTTACCGACTGAGCTATTTTAGCCCAATGGTGCTTTTCGGAAGAATCATGTTTAATAGTATATACGGTGTTTAGATTTTAAGAGTTAAATGAGTTTGATCGTAAACTTTTTTATgtcttttaaattattaattattgtgATATATATTCGTTGTTTCCAaatatgtaattttatttatcaCATAAATTGAAAAAGAGGTAGCACTAGGCACTAGGCACTAGGCACTAGGCACTAGAGTGCACCATGTATGAATCTGCGATACTGTTGGAATGGATTTAACGTGGATtattgaagtttacccgtagcaATATATGCTTGAAGTTGGAACAAATAGtatgggctagccagttttcgaactggtcattgaaaaatagccagtatttgcaaagtcattgaaaatagtcactattttgctgtaacacaaaaaattccagcataatatactgaagattggtgcacttgtgtatgaacttccagtatattatgctggaactccaacacacagAAAGTCCAGCATAGAGATTGGaacacttgtgtatgaacttccagcatattatgttggaccagtatattatactggaactccagtatattatgctggaaatccagtatattatgctggaataattttcgaattttggacagtgtttttgttcagatttatctttacatgaaaagtggctaaatttctattacttttgaaactatgtCTATTTTCAATTACCACtaataaatctgactattttttaatttcacccTTAAGTTGTTATAAGCTGGTAGATGGTTAGTGGTATGCCTCGTGTTGTATGTATTGGGTATGCGGCATTTACTTGGATGTTTTACCTTATTCGGCATGCGGAAAAAAAAACGGAGAGATGAAGGGTGTGTTAGGTATATTTCAAgaaattattttcttggaaaacaagtagtaattttattcatttttcggtgtttggtatgcaaattaaggaaaataacttctcaagagtattcataaataatttaaatgcaataaacatgaagccataaacttttgAACCAACAATCTTCCGAACcgcaaatttcataaacttccgAGGTTTGTAAAagattttcccttctcttgataaggaaaggagaaaaatgaGTTCACGATGAAAATgtttttcaaaacatttaagccaaccaaatatggaaaaattgaaaaacattttccgaaaaatatttcgTTCTTACCAAACAAACCCGAAGTTGTGCATCACTGCATTGTTAATAAACAGGGAATGCACAGCCTGCAATTGCTGTTGATGCTAACTTTTTGAAATCAAATAGAGACAACTACTTAAGCTCTTACTCCTATAAAAGATAAGACACGAAGAAGACGATTAGGGATATTAATTTGCCTCTCTACTTTTTAGAATAATAAGTCTCTTAAACTTGAGATTCTTCGCCATTCCTTTTTACATGAACTTCAACTATGGGTCTGAAGTTTGATTCTGATCGAGGGCACTTTGTAGATTagagggagaaattcaaaaattgtCAGATTTATAaatggtcgttcaaaaatagccacagtttcaaaagtcaacgaaatttagccattttttatgtaaaataaatttgaacaaaaacacaattcaaaatccagaaaatactccagcataatatactggaactctaacatattatactggagctagcaaagtataccggtccagcataatatgttgtaAATTCATACaaaggtgcaccgaactccagtatattatgctggacaggtctctgttgcagcaaaatagtgactactTTTCAATGATTTGACAaatactggctatttttgaataaccagtccgaaaactagctagcccgtgctattttaatGATTTTCAGCTATGGAGAATTATTGTTTATCCTCCTTGAGGTTGATGGAAAAGAAAGAAGCAAAAGTGGACATACCTTACAAGTTCACCTCCTTCGTTAAACTCCCATTACAAAACTCGAATTAAATCCTGGAGCTTAACAAAACCTCAATAGCATGGTAACTAACTCATCCACGGAGCATGCAGGTAAAATCACCTCGAAATGTTCAAACAAATATACAACTGAAAGAAACACACTGTACTATTAGTAGAAATATTTGGAAAGTGATTTTAGGAACAAAACCAACTAGGTTTCGAAAGTTTGAACAGCACAAAGGTTCTGCTGATTGAATATCCATTTACACATCCCACTGACCTTGAGGACTATCCCATGAAACAAGTGACTTTACATGAGGCATGTAAATTTGCACATCTCCAACATTAACCTCCTGCATTTCTTCAGCTTCAATATTGTATATATGTAACAAAGGGTTTCCTCTTCTCTTGAAAAATATTTCCGTTGTCGAAGCACAAAGTGGAACAAATCCTGTGATATCATAGAACCTATTGATGCTATATCTCTTTATCCAATTTTCCCTTAAGCCGTCCTTCAAGATCCATACCTGAATCAAATTCAACGTCGCATGAGTTATGAAGCTCAGGGTGCCTCCAATCTCAACAAGACGATCGTTTTTTGTGCTGTTGATTGGTAGAGGTACAGTTTGGAACTTCTCATCATGAAATCCCAAAGACACAGCATGGTTACAACTGTCCCTTTTTGGAAGCCAATACAAAGCTCCAACTGCTGAAACAGATCTACGAGTGGTACTGATTGATCCGAATTCTCCTGAATTAGGTCCATCCACTGCATGCCATGATCTTGTAGTAAGGTTCAGGATCTCACAGCGGATGTGTCTATGTTCGTCGCGGAACAAGTGTACTACTTTATAAGCACCTGTGAAGTGGCTGAACATGAACCCGTAGCACTCCTGCGCGAAACCAATTGTACCAAGAGGCATTCTAATGTGGTTCCTTGTACTTGGATTTACAACTACTAGACCTCCGTTTTTCTTAATTCTAGCCAGGACCAAACCGTTGCAGGCAGCCAAAACACACTCTAAGTTCCTCAAATTTGGCATACAAACTTTGTGGCCTTTACCGCTATGGATGTCCCAGAAATGGAAGTAACATTGATTTGGCTTATCTGAAGGTAGTGGAAAAGGTGACCGTATGTTTTCCTCGCGAAAGGACTTCTGAGTAATTAGAACTGTCTCAGATTGACGAAAGTGAGCTTCAACAAAAGCCGGACTGTTGATCATGTTAAGAAGTGTCCTGCATACGCAACGGAGTCTGCAGAGAGTTTCAGCTGGAAGTAGAAGAAAAACCTTAAAAAGCAAGTCATAAGGAAGCCAAGTTCCCTTGGTCTCTAAATTATTTTCCATTTCTTGTTTTGTTTCCCTTGATGTTGTGCTTCGTCTCAGCTGTTCAAGAGCAATTGTTTCTACAGATGACAATTTAAGCCACTTTTTACCTCTTGGCCACCTGTCCCTCATGACGTAAATCCTATGCAATCAGAAAGCTCTAAAATAATTCTGCAGCCAAATGGAAAAacattttaaaaggaaaaaaacttcATGCCAGTATTTCGTTATTCGTTCAATGTTTGGGAGGGTGGGCCAGAGGATTACAAAAATGACAAGAAAGAATTTCCAGAACAAAGTTTCAGCAATCTGCTTAACTCATAGTTTTACATAGAAAACTCCATCAGTTGTTTGTTCTTTCCATATGGAACTTAATGCTTGTCATTCCCCCCTTACCTAACCTTGGCTTTTGTCTCCACAATGACAAAAATATGCCCTTGTCACGAGGTTTTTACAAGGAAAAACTACAAAGGAAAATTGTTGAAGAATAAACTACAAGGACCATTATCGTCTTTAAGCGAAAGAATGGCTTCACAGCCGTTTGCTAACTGAGAAGATGTGAAAATTACTCAATAAATTAAGAAGGATAAGTCAGGAATACCAACTATTTAACTGGTTGTCCTTGTATGAGTTCATATACCAATCCTGACCTTCCCTATTTAATAATTTCTGATAGAGAGAACGCGACAGAGAAGGATGACTTAGGGACCAAACTTTAGATATGATAGGATTAAAGAATGAAAATGGACATTTGCAAGAAACATCCGAAGATAAGGTTGCATACGTCTGACTATATCCATCCTGTTCCATATTTGCATTCACATAAAGGAATATGTGTTTGTGATGAAATTGAACAAATATAATCTGACAATAAAAATCTAAGCAAACTAAATTCAAGGTCACACTTCAATTTAAATCACAAACAGACCCGATTACAGAGCTCTACCCAGAATACGGCAAATCAATCATTATTAAGCAGCACCTCTCCATTTTAAACTTGTGCCTCAGTGAACACATCAGTAAATCTTGGCGAGCCACTAACATGTCTAGCAGACTACGCATATATTAGAGATGACATGAGGCTTAAAATACTAGAATACATCATCCCGGATCCACACGATAGCTGCTCAGGCATCAAGATTGCCAGTCTTTTATGACAAAGAATAAGGAAACTCCTAAGATAGTACTAGTAGTTTTCTGGAACCATCACAACCCCAACACGGGCTTTGGTCTAGTGAAAAGAATTGTTCTTGTCCCTTCATTTTTCTTTGCTTCTTACCTCCCAAACAAAACATAAATGAGCAGATAGGACAAGCGAATGTAACCAGAACCCATGGCACTAAAAAAGTTCAACTTAGTTACCTATGATGATAAGTTCATAGCTTGATACTCCCGCTCATGCTGCGGGGAGTCATCTAAACATTGGACCTTGAAATGAGCAAAGACGTACAGTTGAATTAGGTAAGTGAAAACCAATCAATGAATCAGAGGTTTTCAATGGAAAATTATGAAACTAACTAAATGAGACACAATTGagcaacaaaagaaagaaaaacagacCCCTAAATGAATCCTCTCTAAAATCAGTATCAAATAACAGGAAGAACAGAAGAAAGAAATTGTCACCTTCTAAAGTACTAAAGAAGTGTAGCAGTGTTAGCAAAGGCGAAAAGCGTAAAAAAGCTCTAAGGTTTGTTGGGGCTTTAAGCTCAAAGAGCAAATAAAGCGTGGGCTTTAATGAAGAAAGACACAGTAGAGAAAAACTACAAATATGTATGTGTAGTCCAAGACTAAAATTATAAGCATGAATACCAACtatatggacaaagaaattaaagaaaatttacaataaagtgaaatatcaattgtttaatGTCGCCTCTTCAGGATTACGTTCATTAGCAAGGAAAAATATGTCTTAGAGCTTTGATGACAACACTAAAGCGTCCGCTAAACGAGGCGAAGCGCTCAAAGTGTTTTCAGTTAGGGCTTAAGCGCGCCACTGATAACAGTGGAGTGGAGCAAGTGCATCACACTCTACAAAAAAGAGCACTCCAGTACACAAAGCATCCCGCATTTACGCAAGGTCCGGAGAAGGGCCGCACCCCAAGggggtgtgatgtaggcagcctGCCCTGATACGAACATCGATGGCTGATTCCACAGTTCGAACCCGTGACACTATTTAAGTCAGTTGCCAAAATGAAACCTTCTCATTTTAAGTAGCAAAAGTTAAGTACTCTTCCCGGCAAAAGtaaactcatttcttgctttaCAAAGCCAACAAAATGGAGACTATTTATCAGTACATGTTTAACTTATAAACAATCTCTGCATTGTTTAATGTAATCTTCCAAGCATGagatttctttcttttgttctgctAGAAGGAATTTATAAATTATCTCAAACATTAATAATGCAGGCCTAAAatttaacttttctttttcttctttatggTTTGAAAGTAAGAAACAGATTTGGAAAGTTAGAGTGGGAAGCAGCCAGTCCTAAAAGTTAACATTTTAATCCATTTTTAACAAAACCAATCATTGTCAGAGTATCAAGCCCCAATCTCACAGTAAAAATTCTAGAAAGCATTTCCCAGTCATGCCAGTCCAATTGTTTACCCGTCATTTGAGTCTACTAATCACCTTTCAGATGAAACACCTTAAGGTAAACAGAAGAGTAAGCCTAGTATCAAAAATAACTCCCACCAACCCGAGGCCCCTAAACATGGAAACACAGATAAATACATGGGAATGATAGTGAAAATAATGGTATTAAATGTTCAAAAGCTCAATCAAAGaagaatttaagttatatacaccaACAACAATTACTTTTTACATTATAAATGTAGTTCTAGTTAAACAGGTTACCATCATTAACATGCCACTGAGCATGCTTATTATAGACAACTTCCATGTAGTTGGCTTTTAAAAGACCTAAtactgtaaaaaaaaaaaaaaaaattacactttTCTGCATATAAAACTTTAAGTCTGTCAAG
This genomic stretch from Nicotiana sylvestris chromosome 9, ASM39365v2, whole genome shotgun sequence harbors:
- the LOC104219522 gene encoding putative F-box/LRR-repeat/kelch-repeat protein At1g11620; translation: MRDRWPRGKKWLKLSSVETIALEQLRRSTTSRETKQEMENNLETKGTWLPYDLLFKVFLLLPAETLCRLRCVCRTLLNMINSPAFVEAHFRQSETVLITQKSFREENIRSPFPLPSDKPNQCYFHFWDIHSGKGHKVCMPNLRNLECVLAACNGLVLARIKKNGGLVVVNPSTRNHIRMPLGTIGFAQECYGFMFSHFTGAYKVVHLFRDEHRHIRCEILNLTTRSWHAVDGPNSGEFGSISTTRRSVSAVGALYWLPKRDSCNHAVSLGFHDEKFQTVPLPINSTKNDRLVEIGGTLSFITHATLNLIQVWILKDGLRENWIKRYSINRFYDITGFVPLCASTTEIFFKRRGNPLLHIYNIEAEEMQEVNVGDVQIYMPHVKSLVSWDSPQVVYLFEHFEVILPACSVDELVTMLLRFC